A single window of Streptomyces cathayae DNA harbors:
- a CDS encoding helicase associated domain-containing protein, whose amino-acid sequence MRVLCEGVDAPDTDGIFIADPCRSPVKIAQTIGRALRKPPGQAKRASIFLPVYLAPRQKLHEAMESSAFSDFWAFFNGLAVYDSKLHERFSSHKKRRLQPVPARPHRAAEVNRTLKLLTHKPRNNAFWDNGWHAARAFHSQHGHLNVPSEHVTRNGLALGQWIGQQRSLYAAGALPIERIAALTSLGISWPHPPESFEHHLNRAAASATRHGTLALGKHAH is encoded by the coding sequence GTGCGGGTGCTGTGCGAAGGCGTCGACGCCCCCGACACCGACGGCATCTTCATCGCCGACCCCTGCCGCAGCCCCGTCAAGATCGCACAGACCATCGGACGAGCCCTGCGCAAACCCCCCGGCCAGGCCAAACGCGCCTCGATTTTCCTCCCCGTCTACCTCGCCCCCAGGCAGAAGCTGCACGAGGCGATGGAGTCCTCCGCCTTCTCCGACTTCTGGGCCTTCTTCAACGGCCTGGCCGTCTACGACAGCAAGCTCCACGAGCGCTTCAGCAGCCACAAGAAGCGGCGGCTGCAACCCGTCCCAGCCCGCCCCCACCGTGCCGCAGAAGTCAACCGCACCCTGAAACTGCTCACCCACAAACCCCGCAACAACGCCTTCTGGGACAACGGCTGGCACGCCGCCCGGGCCTTCCACAGCCAGCACGGACACCTGAACGTGCCCAGCGAACACGTCACCAGAAACGGCCTGGCCCTCGGACAATGGATCGGACAGCAACGCTCCCTGTACGCCGCAGGCGCACTGCCCATCGAACGCATCGCCGCCCTGACCAGCCTGGGCATCTCATGGCCCCACCCGCCCGAGAGCTTCGAACACCACCTCAACCGCGCAGCAGCCAGCGCCACCCGCCACGGCACCCTCGCGCTCGGCAAACACGCCCACTGA
- a CDS encoding IS3 family transposase, translated as MTALLDEHENLEVEPTLRELHIPSSTYYRWRRAKKEPCERHRRDTELTRQIQQIHTDSGGIYGSPRVHAVLKREGVYVGRKRVERLMREAGLAGISPRRTGKGFTRRDRDADLAPDLVRRDFTADRPNRLWVTDLTMISTLEGPLWLSAIRDAFSRRVVAWETSAHADADLVLATLEYALASREVEPGQLIHHADHGCQYTSVKLTTRLVRAGIEASMGSVGDSYDNALAENLWMLIKTEGLRGRTFATRAEANLALFEYIDGFYNSRRIQKRLGYLSPVEFEEKHYAEQAASERVNLKPRQPALTS; from the coding sequence GTGACCGCGCTCCTCGACGAGCACGAGAACCTGGAGGTCGAGCCCACCCTCCGGGAACTGCACATCCCTTCCTCCACCTACTACCGCTGGCGCCGGGCGAAGAAGGAGCCGTGCGAACGGCACCGCCGGGACACCGAGCTGACCAGGCAGATCCAGCAGATCCACACCGACTCCGGCGGAATCTACGGCTCGCCCCGCGTGCACGCCGTCCTGAAGCGCGAAGGCGTCTACGTCGGCCGCAAACGAGTCGAACGGCTCATGCGCGAAGCCGGCCTCGCCGGGATCAGTCCTCGCCGGACGGGCAAGGGCTTCACCCGCCGCGACCGGGACGCCGACCTCGCCCCGGATTTGGTCAGGCGCGACTTCACCGCCGACAGGCCGAACCGGCTGTGGGTCACCGACCTCACCATGATCTCGACCCTTGAGGGACCCTTGTGGCTGTCGGCGATCAGGGACGCGTTCTCCCGTCGGGTGGTGGCCTGGGAGACCTCCGCCCACGCGGACGCCGACCTCGTGCTGGCCACCCTCGAGTACGCCCTCGCGTCCCGGGAGGTCGAGCCCGGCCAGCTGATTCACCATGCGGACCACGGCTGTCAGTACACGTCCGTGAAGCTCACAACACGCTTGGTGCGGGCAGGAATTGAGGCATCCATGGGCTCCGTCGGGGACTCGTACGACAACGCCCTGGCGGAGAACCTCTGGATGCTCATCAAGACCGAGGGCCTCCGCGGCCGCACCTTCGCCACCCGGGCCGAGGCGAACCTCGCGCTCTTCGAGTACATCGACGGGTTCTACAACAGTCGGCGCATCCAGAAACGCCTCGGCTACCTCAGCCCCGTCGAGTTCGAAGAGAAGCACTACGCCGAGCAGGCAGCGTCCGAACGAGTGAACCTGAAACCCCGCCAACCCGCTCTGACCAGCTGA
- a CDS encoding transposase codes for MPAPRKYPLELRERAVRMYRTAEPKPVIRRMAEELGVHHEALRGWIRQAEADAGERDDLLTSDERAELAALRKENTQLKRSNEILRTASAFFAAQLDPTRPR; via the coding sequence ATGCCTGCCCCGAGGAAATACCCACTGGAGTTGCGTGAGCGCGCGGTGCGGATGTACCGCACTGCGGAGCCGAAGCCCGTGATCCGCCGCATGGCCGAGGAACTCGGTGTCCATCATGAGGCCCTGCGCGGCTGGATCCGCCAGGCCGAGGCCGACGCCGGCGAACGCGACGACCTGCTCACCAGCGACGAACGCGCCGAGCTGGCCGCGCTGCGCAAGGAGAACACCCAGCTCAAGCGGTCCAACGAGATCCTGCGGACGGCCTCGGCTTTTTTCGCGGCACAGCTCGACCCGACCCGGCCCAGGTGA
- a CDS encoding helicase associated domain-containing protein → MLLTRPANVRARAFNRGLRAARQYHARHGHLQVPADHAEDLDGTPVRLGAWLLRRHRDRAQLTPEQQTALEVLGFHTLPVFLAPAPYDAAA, encoded by the coding sequence ATGCTTCTCACCCGGCCCGCCAACGTACGCGCCCGCGCCTTCAACCGCGGACTGCGAGCCGCCCGCCAGTACCACGCCCGCCACGGCCACCTGCAGGTGCCGGCCGACCACGCCGAAGACCTCGACGGCACACCTGTCCGCCTCGGCGCCTGGCTGCTACGCCGCCACCGCGACCGTGCACAGCTGACCCCCGAGCAGCAGACCGCGCTCGAAGTCCTCGGATTCCACACACTGCCCGTCTTCCTGGCCCCCGCCCCCTACGACGCCGCGGCATGA